A segment of the uncultured Desulfobulbus sp. genome:
CGTCTATTTTGAGGAGGAACCGCTGGATAAAGTCGGCGTCTATGCTGTCCGCCAGAATCCAGTTCTTTTTCATAATCTCCTCGCAGCTCTTGAGAACAGACAATTTGAATCTTTCCTCTCAGGCGGCTCCTATATGCTGATCTATAACCTGGGGAAGGGAGAGGGTATTTTCTCTAAATGGGGACTGAGCTTTTCGGGGAAGTTTGCCTTTTATCTCAAAGACAAAATTGATCGCAAATTTATTCAGCGTTTTTCACATGCCTGACAAACTGGTATCGCTCACAATGCATCCCATCCTTTAAGAGTAAAATTTTCCATTCGGGAAGCAATGATTGGAGCTCTAATTTGCACGATTGAATGGTGTAACTCATACCTTTCTTTGTTCGCGTGCACCATTGCCCCCGCTTCAATAACTAAACCTCGAATATGAACGATATTGAGAGGGGAAACTGGTGCCACCATTTGCCCAGGTACAAGTATGCCACGCACAGGAGGAAAATTCATACTTTGGATCAACGCTTCGAATTCTCTCCTGCTTTGCGTATTTATCACAACTTGGTCAAGCTTAAGTGTGCCCTTCAGCTGCACAAGATAATAGGCCGCTATAACTCGGTCAACTTGGGCAGAGACCGCCTTCTGAGCCGACTGGACAAACTCTCGTTCCGCATTCAGGACATCAAGCAAACTCCGTCGTGCGACACTGAACTGCTCCATATAAGCCAGCAAAGTCTGCTTGGCGGCCAGGGTGGCTTCTTGGTAAATTTTCACTTCACGGGACAATGCCACGAAAGCAGTCCAGGCAGTTCGCACAGTTTCATGGAGGGCTTCCAGATTATCCGTACGGCTTAATCGACTTTCATAACTTCGTGCCACAGCCGCATTCACGGCACTTTGATCCTGACCTCCGTTAAATACATTCCAGCGTAAAACAATCATCGCTTCATGACTCTGCCGCCAGGAATCATCCCCTTCTATATTGTCGTTGTAGCTGCTGCTCAGCTCTAGGTTGACTCGAGGCAAATATCGAGACTCAGCAAGTCGTACTTGAGCTTCAGACTCATCAACTTTGCTGGAGCTGATAAGCAAGGTTGGATTTTTTTGTTCCGCCAAACGTAAGGCTTCCGACAAGGAATCGGGGACCCCCTTTGGAGGACCATCAAAAACAAGCTGACCGGGACTCTGCCCCACCAGGCGGCGGTATTGCGCAATGGCCTGCTCCAGTCCACGTCTGCTTGAAGTCACATTTGACTCTGCCCAGGCAATCCTTGCACGCACCTGACTCCGATCAGCCACATCACCCGCCCCAGCCTGAATAAGAGCTGTCAGGGCCTTGTGTATCTCTTGGTGAATCTCAAGATTCTTGAGATCAAGGGTAACAATCTGCTGTTCCCTGATCACGCCGAGGTGTGCACGCACTGTGTCAAAAATAGTCGACTGAGCCCCTTCCTGTAAAGAGAGCTCAGCAGTTTCCAAGCCAGCTTTATGCGCAGAAATGAAATGGGCGGTTTCACCCCCATCATACAGCTGTTGGGTAAGGCGCAATGTTGCATCCGTTTTCAGCATCCAGTCTTCATTGCCTGGATCTGCACCGTTAAGGCGGGTCGCCCTATCGTTATATTGATTGGGACCATAGCCAAGGAGAACATCAATAGAGGGGTAATACCGTCCTCGGGATTGCTTCAGCTCGAAACGTGCAGCGTCTCGTCCATATTGAAGGGATCGTAACTGGGGGCTGGTTTCAAGGGCCGCAGCCACTGATTGCTGAAGCGTCATCGGAGGTGCCGCCTGAGCTGGAAAAACACACAACAGAGACCATCCTGCAAATGCGGTACACAGGCGAAGGGCTTTTTTTCTCAGGCACCACAATATATGCAACGAAATAGTTTTCATGGTGTTCTCACAAAAAAATGCCTGCGGCTATTTCTTTAAAGACTCCGGCAGCGCTCTCTCTACATTGCTGGCATTGGTCCTGGGTAAGGGGGACTCTTTCCCAAACAATAGGGTCAATGTTCTCCATGGTTGTATTCCAGTCCTCTTCCCGCAACTCCGCAGTCGTCAGTCGTGTACTCAAATGTAAGATTGCGGTCTCTTGCTGACGCTCGGTGACCATTCCAGGTTCATTTTGGCCAGTGATGACGATGAGAAAACTTTCGGGGAGATGCCATATTTTCATCAGGTGCCCCCCTGCACTTGCGGCATCAAAACCAAGTTGTTCCTGCTCAACTCTAAACAGTGGCTGCTCACCTTTTCTGGCAGTCTCCAATACCTGCTGCATCTGGCGGGGTATGGAGGTGTACATTAAAAGATGACCGATATCATGCAACAAACCTATGGTAAAAAGCCTATCTGCATCGGGGACGCCAAACTCTATGGCCAACTGTTTCACCAACACCGCACAAAAGCAGCTGGTATTCCAGAATTTCCGCATATCAAATAGCTCTGACGGTATTTCTGTAAATGCATCTGCGATGGAAACGCTGAGAACAATATCATGAATCTGCTGTATCCCCAGCATGCTGACGGCATGGCTAATCGTCGATATTTCCTTGCCCCGACGGTTGAGAGGGTTATTGACCAGGCGCAGAAAACGAATAGCCAGGGCTGGATCACTGCCGACTAACAGCGCGACCTCGGCCATGGTGTATTCGGGATCATCAATGAGAGCCTTTAAACGGATATATATATCAGGCAATGAGATGAGTTGTGCTTCTTGAACAACCTTATGTAACATGCACATGCTCCCGCTGCTTGAGCTGATGAAAGATCCGGACTAGGTTCTGTGTTCTCAGTGAGGTTGAAAAGCTCAACGCTTGGGTACTCTTCTCGCCCAACTGAAAAAGTCATCGGCACGGCCCGGCGTCACTGGGGTCTAAAGTGAGCCATAGTCGTATATCTACTATCGGCATCTTAGCGAACTTCCTTAGGAAAAAATCTTGCACAGAGGTGGGAGAAATACCGTTGAAGGAGAGAAAGTAAGCCGCAAAATCAGGGCAAGCGCACCAAAATGTCCTAACAAAGCCTGTTTAGCGACTGGATTCGGCTAGCTTGGCGTTAAAAAGTGAATGAAATCGAATTATTATTCAATCTTGTTCGCATATCCTATATAAACTACCCTTCAAAAATTACTCAATTGGAGAAGGGGCATGAAATCACCGAAACCAGACATCGCTACCCATTTCGAGAAATTGAAAGATCCGAGAGTCGAAGGGAAAAACCGACACCTGCTCATCGATATTATTACCATTGCCATCTGCGGGGTGGCATCTGGTGCCTCTGGCTGGGAACAAATAGAAATTTTCGGACAAGCCAAACAAGAATGGCTCGCAACGTTTCTTGAACTCCCTAATGGTATCCCTGGGCACGATACATTTCGACGAGTCATATCTCGTCTTAATACCAAAATTTTTCAAGAATGCTTTTTGAGTTGGGTGCACTCCGTGGTCGAGGTTACTGATGGCGAAATTATCCCTATCGACGGTAAGACCTTAAGGCGGTCGCACGACTCCAAGTCGGGGAAGTCAGCCATTCATATGGTCAGTGCCTGGGCCGCGAACAATCGACTTGTTTTAGGGCAAGTCAAAACCGAAGAAAAATCAAACGAAATCACCGCAATTCCTGAACTTTTAAAACTGCTGGAAATCAAAGGCTGCATCGTGACTATTGACGCCATGGGGTGTCAAAAGAAGATAGCCGAACAGATCGTCCAACAAGGTGGTGATTACGTATTAGGCTTAAAAGGCAATCAGGGCTCATTGCTGAAAGCCGTTGAGACGATTTTCAGTCAAGCAGACGCAGAGACCTTTAACAGCGATAAATTTGATTTCTACCAAAGCGAGAGAAAGGGCCATGGCCGCCATGAAATCCGCTCTCATTACACAACCGATGCCGCCGAGTTGCCAATGGCTGCACAGTGGAAGGGGCTCCGGACAATTGGTGTTGTCGTTGCAGAGCGGCAAGTAAAGAACAAAAAAACGACAGAATGCCGCTATTATATTTCGAGCCAAGAAAGCAAAGCTGAATTTTTTGCCAAAGCGGTTCGCTCCCATTGGGACATAGAAAATTCTCTTCACTATGTACTTGATGTCACATTTCGAGAAGATGAATGCCGAATCCGAAAAGACGATGCCCCCGAAAATTTTGCCGTACTGCGACATATTGCACGCAATCTTCTTCAGCGAGAGCAAACCAAAATGAGTATCAAGCAAAAACAGTTTCGATGTGCCTGCGATAATAACTTCCTCGCCAAGGTACTTGCTGGCTAGGATTTTCGTGCGCTTGCCCTGGCCCAGGTATCAACTGCCAACACGACGTGATCACCGATACTAACAATATGACTACCGTAAACACCAAGATCAGTGGAACTGAAATTAACCCAAGCTGCTACAGTCACATCACTCGGCTCACCTACAAGTCCCGATATGAGGACCGTATCTCCCAGAGTGAAATCCAGGACGGTCCCCCGCTCGCTGTCATCATAACTGGTGGCTCCTATAACCGTACCGTCATTTGTACCGGTCGGGCTCTCATCGGTACCAAGCGT
Coding sequences within it:
- a CDS encoding TolC family outer membrane protein, with the translated sequence MTLQQSVAAALETSPQLRSLQYGRDAARFELKQSRGRYYPSIDVLLGYGPNQYNDRATRLNGADPGNEDWMLKTDATLRLTQQLYDGGETAHFISAHKAGLETAELSLQEGAQSTIFDTVRAHLGVIREQQIVTLDLKNLEIHQEIHKALTALIQAGAGDVADRSQVRARIAWAESNVTSSRRGLEQAIAQYRRLVGQSPGQLVFDGPPKGVPDSLSEALRLAEQKNPTLLISSSKVDESEAQVRLAESRYLPRVNLELSSSYNDNIEGDDSWRQSHEAMIVLRWNVFNGGQDQSAVNAAVARSYESRLSRTDNLEALHETVRTAWTAFVALSREVKIYQEATLAAKQTLLAYMEQFSVARRSLLDVLNAEREFVQSAQKAVSAQVDRVIAAYYLVQLKGTLKLDQVVINTQSRREFEALIQSMNFPPVRGILVPGQMVAPVSPLNIVHIRGLVIEAGAMVHANKERYELHHSIVQIRAPIIASRMENFTLKGWDAL
- a CDS encoding HDOD domain-containing protein; translation: MLHKVVQEAQLISLPDIYIRLKALIDDPEYTMAEVALLVGSDPALAIRFLRLVNNPLNRRGKEISTISHAVSMLGIQQIHDIVLSVSIADAFTEIPSELFDMRKFWNTSCFCAVLVKQLAIEFGVPDADRLFTIGLLHDIGHLLMYTSIPRQMQQVLETARKGEQPLFRVEQEQLGFDAASAGGHLMKIWHLPESFLIVITGQNEPGMVTERQQETAILHLSTRLTTAELREEDWNTTMENIDPIVWERVPLTQDQCQQCRESAAGVFKEIAAGIFL
- a CDS encoding ISAs1 family transposase, with translation MKSPKPDIATHFEKLKDPRVEGKNRHLLIDIITIAICGVASGASGWEQIEIFGQAKQEWLATFLELPNGIPGHDTFRRVISRLNTKIFQECFLSWVHSVVEVTDGEIIPIDGKTLRRSHDSKSGKSAIHMVSAWAANNRLVLGQVKTEEKSNEITAIPELLKLLEIKGCIVTIDAMGCQKKIAEQIVQQGGDYVLGLKGNQGSLLKAVETIFSQADAETFNSDKFDFYQSERKGHGRHEIRSHYTTDAAELPMAAQWKGLRTIGVVVAERQVKNKKTTECRYYISSQESKAEFFAKAVRSHWDIENSLHYVLDVTFREDECRIRKDDAPENFAVLRHIARNLLQREQTKMSIKQKQFRCACDNNFLAKVLAG